Genomic segment of Desulfurellaceae bacterium:
TACGAGGGCGGGGTGTGGACGCTACCGCCCGTCTTGCGGCTGAAGGACGTGGACCGCGACACCTACCTCGCCATCGGCGAGAGTGATCGCATGACGCTGAAGTTCGTGAAGCCGCAGGCGGACTGAAGCGACCCCTCAGCCCTCGGCCGCGTGTCCCTGCGGAGTCTCTCTTGACCGGTAGCGTGCGCCCTCGTCGCCTGTGGCGCGGCTTGTGTATTGCGGCTGCCGCCGGCGTGGCGGGCTGTCTGTTCGTCGCGCTGGCGCTCGCCTGGTGGCTGTCCTACCACTACCAGCCATTGCTGACCCAGCGCCTGAGCGCTCTGCTCGGGGCTGAGGTGCGGGTAGCCGGGAGCGCGCTATCGTTTCGTCGCGGCCTGGGCATCGGACTTGAGCAGCCGGTCATCCAAAACCGCTCGGAGGCTGCGCCGTTCTTTACTGCTGAGCGCGTTGACGTCCTCCTTGACCTGAGGGCTCTGCTGCGCGGCCAACTCTTGTTTCACTATATCCACTGCCTGCGCCCCCGTATCCGTCTGGTAGCCGGGGATGAAACGGAGTCTGTTCCGCTCCTGGCGGCTGGGGCTCTACTGGGACACACGTCCGGCGCCCGGGCCGAGCATGGCCGGTTGTCGCCGCAGCTCGCCGTGCGCCACCTGGTATTGCACGACAGCCAGCTCCGATATGACAGCCCGGCTCAAGACGCCGACCTGGTGGTGATGGGGGCCGATCTAGACCTCAGCTATGGCGACGCTGGGGACCTTGCTGCGCGTCTTCAGTTTGGCCTTGGAGCTAACGAGGAGATGGGCCAGGTCAGCCTCCAGGCTCGGCTGGCGGGCTGGCGGTCGGACGCCAGCCTGGAGCAACTGGAGTGGAACGGAACAGTCCGGCTACGCAATCTCCGCCTCAATCAGACTGGTCGCTGGCTGGGCCGGCAGTGGCCTCAGGCCACGCTCGATTTTAACGGTCGCTTGACGGGCCGGGGAACCCGCCGGTTCGAGCTGGCCGGGGAGGCCGAGGTCAACGATATGCCGCTTGGGACGGGCCGGCTGGGCTCCGGGAAAGCGACGCTGACCAGACTGGTATGGCAGGCGCCGGACCGTGTAAGCGGGCGGGCCGAGCTGTTGGGCGGGCGGGCCGAAATCGGTCCCTTGCCGCTGCCGGTAGTGATTCACTCCGGCTCGCTGGACCTGGATCAGGGCCAGCTGGCGCTCAGCGAGGTGCGCGCCAGCGTCGGCAGCTCCTCCATCGGTCTGCGCGGCCGGATTGCTCAGGCCCTGTCTGTTCAGCCTCGGGCCGACCTGTGGCTGGACGCCGAGATTGACCTCGCGGACGGGCTCACGCCGTTGCTGGCCCTGGGGACCGGACTCGAACCTGCGCAGGNNNNNNNNNNNNNNNNNNGGTGCAGCTCCGCCTGCAAGGCCAGCCGGCCGGACTGAGCTATGCCGGACAGGTGCGTCTGCGGCAGGCTGCCTTTTCCCTGCCGGACTGGCACGTCGATATTTCTAGTCTGGACGGAACACTGTACGTTGACCCGGCGCGGCTGACGACTGATGAACTGCTCTGGCAGATCGGACGGTCGTCGTTCCAGGCCCGTGGCTGGGTGGCCGATTATCTGTCGGCGCACCGCACTGCCGATCTGTACGTGACGGTCCCTAAGGCGCACGACCGTGACGTGGCGTCCTTTCTGCCGGCCGGCACGTTGCTGGATGCGGGCGGTACGCTGAGCGGTCATATCAAGGCGTTCCTGAGCGCGGGTCAGCTGCATACCGAGGGCGAGCTGCGGCTCAGACGGGTCATGCTCGATCTGGTGTCTTTTCTGCGGCCGCTCGAAGTGGACCGGGGATGGCTGCGCTGGCAGGGACAGCGGGGAAGGTTTCACAAAGGCAATCGTGATAACAATACGATATCTAAGGACATCACGATTACCTTTGATATCAGTCAGGGGCGGTGGGGTGGCGGGGCTCTGACCGGACAGGGCCGCTTCGCATCCCTTGATCCGCCACGTGTCGAGCTGACGGCGCAGCTGACCGACCTCGATCTTGAGATGGCTTTGGCGCTCGATCGGCTACAGCCGGGGGCTGGAATACCCGGTACGGTGGTCCGTACCGAGCTGCGGGCCGATCGTCTGCGCTACAAGTCGCTGCAAGCCCACGACCTTCGTCTGGACTGTCACTGGCACGACCGTCAGGCCGACCTGACGCTGGCCGGGGCGCAGCTCGCCGGGGGCCGGGTGGCAGGCCAGGTGGTATTGTGGCCCGACCGCCAAGCCATGCTGGTGACCCCGCAGCTGACTGAGGTGGACACCTCGCGCTTCTTACAGGACATCGGCAGACCGTCCGGCGTGTTGACCGGTGCGCTGAGCGGGAACGGCCGAGTTGCTATTGCCGACTGGCAGCGCTGGGATCGTTTGGTCGACTGGGACGCCAGCCTGTCGCTGGTCCTGCGCGACGGCGTTATCCAGCGGCTGCCCGTTCTGGTCCGGCTGTGGTCGGCCCTGAGCCTCCAGGGCCTGCTCAGTTTTGAGCTGCCGAGCCTCGGTACCGGCTTGGCCTTTTCTTCTTTGGGCGGGGATCTGACGATTGACCAGGGCAGGCTGCGGACCGATAATCTGGTGCTCGACAGCAGTGCGGTGCGGTTCGACACCAGCGGCAGCCTCGACCTCGCTCCGCTGACCCTGGATCTGACCACGGCCCTGGTGCCTCTACACGGCATCACCAGCAGTGTGGCCAAGGTGCCGTTGGCCGGAGCACTCCTGGCCCGCGGGGCGGACCGTCTAACGACGCTGTCGTTTCGGGTGACGGGTCCGCTGGCCAACCCGACCGTGGCCCCCAGTCTGGTCAGGTAGAGGCAGGTCTCACGTTCGGCTCAGAACATGTCTCTGGGTGAGATCGGAGCAGAAACGCAGTGTGGCTACAGATGTTGCAGGGAGACCGAGGTGGAACGAATCGGAACTTCGCAGAATGAGACTGTTGGAGGCCAAGAGTGAAGCTCCTCAAGCACTTCTTGCTGAGCGTCGCGTGTGTCGTCTGGGCTTGGTGTCTGGCGGGTGTCACTGAGGCGGCCGTCGGTGAAGAGGACAGACAACGCATCCTTGCCTCAATAGACGCCCGTCAGTCCGAATACGCGGCGCTGGCCCGGCGTATCTGGGAACTGGCTGAGCTTGGCTACCAGGAAGAGCACAGCGCGGCGGCGCTGCAAAAGGTTTTGCGTGAGGCGGGCTTTGCGCTCGAGGCGGGGGTGGCGGGTATGCCGACGGCGTTTGTGGCCACCGCTGGTGCAGGCAAACCCGTGATTGGGGTCTTGGCCGAGTTCGATGCCTTGCCCGGACTCTCGCAGGCTGCGGTGCCGGAACGCAAGCCCATTGCTCGGGGAGAACCCGGGCATGCGTGCGGACACCATTTGTTTGGCACGGCATCGGTCGCCGCTGCCGTGGCGGTCCGAGACTGGCTCCACACCCACGAGCACCCTGGAACGATTCGGCTGTACGGCACGCCTGCCGAGGAAGGGGGAGCGGGAAAAGTCTATATGACCCGAGCCGGCCTGTTCGATGATGTTGACGTCGTCCTGCATTGGCACCCCAGCGACCGGAATAAAGCCGGAGCGGCCACGACGCTCGCCAACAAATCGGCCAAGTTTCGCTTTCATGGCCATTCCGTCCACGCGGCATTCGCGCCCCACCGCGGTCGCTCGGCTCTCGACGGTGTTGAGGCCATGAATTACATGGTCAATCTGTTGCGGGAGCATGTCGAAGAAGAGGCGCGCCTGCATTATGTCATTACCCACGGCGGGCTGGCCCCGAATGTCGTGCCCGAGTTTGCCGAGGTGTTTTATTACGTGCGGCATGTGGATGGCCGGCGGGTTGAGGAAACCTGGCAGCGGGTCGTTGCCGCAGCTGAAGGGGCGGCACGGGGGACAGGGACCCGCATGGAATACGAAGTGATTCACGGGATTCACAGCCTGTTGCCGAACGAGGTGCTGGCCCGGCTCGTTGATACGAACCTGCGGCGTATTGGCGGGGTGACGTATACCGAGGAGGAACAGCGCTTTGCGCTGGCACTCCAAGAGACTCTGGGAGAAACACCCCTGCCCCTGGGCTCTCAACAAGATGTGCAGCCCTTCGCCTTCCAGGTTCGCAGGAGTTCGACCGATGTGGGGGATGTGAGTTGGATGGTCCCGACGGCGGGGTTCAGCACCGCGACGTGGGTGCCCGGGACGCCGGCGCATTCGTGGCAGGCTGTTGCGGCCGGGGGCATGAGTATTGGCGTGAAAGGCATGCTGGTGGCAGCCAAGACGCTTGCCCTGACCGCCATCGATCTCTTGATCCGGCCTGAGGTGATTCAACAAGCCTGGACTGAATTTGAAGAGCGCCGGGGTACGGATTTTCAGTATCGACCCCTGCTGGGCGACCGTGCCCCACCGCTTGACTATCGCCGCTAATGCTGACTCAGGAGAGGCGGGGAGAGGCGCGCTCCTGAGTTCCTCCTTTACCCCTCCACCCCCATCGCCCACTCCGGCATTGTTAAGACGCCGGGATTTGGACCCAGACCAAGGTCGTGGGCTAGATGTACGAGGGGTCGCAGGGCGCGGAGGCTGGACCGTAGGGCCAGCCCAGAGGCAGAGGCTGCGTCTTCGCCGTCTCTGCCCAGCATACGGTCCAGGAGGTGAGCGCTAAGAGGCCGCTGGCGGGGAAAGAGTCTGACCGCGACGGTAGCCTCAGGAGCGATGCCGGCCGCCTGTTTGGCCAAGCGCAGGGCGACCGGAAAGCCGCCCAGTTCGTCGACCAGCCCGTGTGTCTTGGCGTCCTGGCCGGTCCAGATGCGGCCCTCGGCGACCGACAGGACGTGCTCGTGGTCCAGATCTCTGCCCTGGGCCACTTTGGTCGTGAAGTCGTGATAAATCCAGTCGAGTTGCTGGTTGAACTTCGCCCACTGGGCGGGACTGAAGTCCAGGTTGCTGCTCCACATGGTGGCGTTGTCGCTGGTATGGATCTCGTCCGACGACAGTCCGATTTTTTCTGGCCAAAGACGCCGATTGAGCCGGTAATCGTTCCCGGTTGGGCGACAATTTTGTCGGCGGCCATGGCAACGAAATATCCCCCGGAGCCGGCGACGTTGCCCATGGAGACGATGACCGGTTTGCCGGCCTGTTTGGCGCGCATCGTCTCGCGCCAGATCGTATCGGAGGCGAGCGGGGAGCCGCCCCGGCTGTCGACGCGAAAGACAATCGCCCGCACTTCGGTGTCGTCAATCGCCCGACGGAAAGCTGCGGAGACCGTGTCAGCGCCCATGACCGGACCGCCGAACACCGGGTCGAAGCTGGTTTTGCCGGACTGGACAGTGCCGACTCCATAGATCAGGGCGATGGTGTCGCCCTCGGTATGGGGGCGGCCAGCCCGGTCCAGATAGATGAACAGGGACAGTCGCTCGGCCTCCTGTCCGATCCGCTCGGCCAGCGTCTGATGCACCTCGTCCCGATAGGCCAGACCGTCGACTAGCTTGGCCTGAAGCGCGTCCTGGGCCAGAAAGGGGCCGCTGCTCATCAGGGCCCGGACCGTGTCCTGATCGAGGCTGCGGGACTCGGCAATCCCGTCCACGAGCTGGCCGAACTGCGACTCCATCAGTCCTTGTACGGCCTCTTTGTGCGGCGGGGTGTACTGCCGCTGGGTGTAGAGGTTGACCGCGTTTTTATACTTGCCGCGTACGCCGAAACGCGGCTCGATACCGAGCTTTTCGAGCGTCCCTTGAAAGAAAACGCTCTCAAACATCAGGCCGGTCAGGCCCACCCCGCCGGACGGTTGGATATAGATTTCATCAAAGGCGGTGGCCAGATAGTATACGCCATTGCCTGGGCCGATACCGCCCAACCCGTCGGCGTAGGCCAGCGCAGGTTTGCCCTGCGCCCGAAAGAGCCGGATCGCGTCACGAATTTCCTGGAGCTGGGCCAGACCCAGGCCGGCTGGCGTGATCCGGGCCAGCAGGCCGACGACTCGCTCGTCCTGGGCTGCCCGCTCCAGGGCGTCCACCACGTCGCGCGTGGTCCGGGTTTGGCCGAACATCAGGGCGGTCACGGAGTTGGTCGGCAGATACTCGACCAGCCCCTGGCTGAGGTCCAGCTCCAGCACCACCCTGTCCGGGACGTGTTGGCGGGACATGAGCGAGGACAGCAGTCCAAAGATGGCCATGACAACGACCCAGGCGCCGATCGTTGCCAGGATACGAACCAGGAGTTTCTTCANNNNNNNNNNNNNNNNNNNNNNNNNNNNNNNNNNNNNNNNNNNNNNNNNNNNNNNNNNNNNNNNNNNNNNNNNNNNNNNNNNNNNNNNNNNNNNNNNNNNNNNNNNNNNNNNNNNNNNNNNNNNNNNNNNNNNNNNNNNNNNNNNNNNNNNNNNNNNNNNNNNNNNCGGCCTTCGGTATCGACCTCTTCGAAGACGCTGGACTGTTCGAGCAGCTGACGTTCCAGGTCGTAGCGGCGGGCTTCCCAGCTGATTACTTGCCGTCCGGTATGCGGGTGCTGGAAGATGCGATCTTTCTTCACCACCGGCCCCAGCGGCCCGCTATGAGCGGCCAGGGTTTCGATATCCGGATCGAAGATGTCCAGGATGAGACGGCCGCGCGGGACCAGATGGCGGTGGATACAGGCCAGGGTCCGGCGTTGGTCCTTGAGGGTCAGCAGGTGCAGAAAAGCGCGGTACGGAACGGTAATGAGTTGCAGCGTCGCGTCAAGTTGGAAATCGCGCATGTCGGCGTGTTTGAGGCTCACCCGGCTGCGGACGCTGGGAGGCAGGGCGGCGAGTTTCTGCTCGGCCAGGGCCAGCATGGCCGGGGCGCGGTCGAGGCCGATGATTGGGACGCCGGCCTGGGCGGTGGGAACCAGAATGCGGCCCGTCCCACAGCCCAGCTCCAGGATGCCCGAGCCGGCCTGTTTTGCCTCCTCAACATAGAAGGCGATGTCGCCCTCAAGACCGCTGGCGTGGTGATCGTACAGGAGGGCGTCGAACTGGTCATACTCGGTCATGGAACGGCTGGGGACCGGACTCGGGCCTCGGCTCACCACGCCCGCTGAGCCAGCTCGACGACCAGCCGCAGCTTCTGCTCCTGAAGCTCGAGGCTGATGGGATTGCCCTGGGCGACTGAGGCAAAGCCGCACTGGGTGGAGATGGCCAGCTGCTGGTGGGGAAAGTGCTGGCCGGCCTGCTGAATACGCGCGAGCACACCGTCCAGCGGCTCCAGGCTGTTGGCCTTGGTCGACACCAGACCCAGGACGACGGTTTTGTCCTGCGGAATGTCGGCCAAGGCGTCAAAAGACCCCGAGCGCCAGTCGTCGTATTCCAGCAGGATGATGTCGTAGCCGGTGGCCTGCAGAAAGACTTGTTTGGAGATGGCCTCATAGCCACCCTGACTCATCCAGTGGCCGGCGTTGTTGCCCCGGCACATGTGGAGTCCGAAGGTCACACCGGGGGTGTCGGCAATGGCATTGAGCATGGCCACGCCTTCCCCCAGCATCCGTTCGGTCGAAACGCCACGCGCCTCATAGGTCTGCTGGCGCTGGCCCTCATCGACCAGCGTGGCCAGCTCGGGCGCATCAATCTGGATATACTGGCAGCCCAGGTCGGCCAGTTCGCGGATTTCCTGNN
This window contains:
- a CDS encoding AsmA-like C-terminal region-containing protein; its protein translation is VQLRLQGQPAGLSYAGQVRLRQAAFSLPDWHVDISSLDGTLYVDPARLTTDELLWQIGRSSFQARGWVADYLSAHRTADLYVTVPKAHDRDVASFLPAGTLLDAGGTLSGHIKAFLSAGQLHTEGELRLRRVMLDLVSFLRPLEVDRGWLRWQGQRGRFHKGNRDNNTISKDITITFDISQGRWGGGALTGQGRFASLDPPRVELTAQLTDLDLEMALALDRLQPGAGIPGTVVRTELRADRLRYKSLQAHDLRLDCHWHDRQADLTLAGAQLAGGRVAGQVVLWPDRQAMLVTPQLTEVDTSRFLQDIGRPSGVLTGALSGNGRVAIADWQRWDRLVDWDASLSLVLRDGVIQRLPVLVRLWSALSLQGLLSFELPSLGTGLAFSSLGGDLTIDQGRLRTDNLVLDSSAVRFDTSGSLDLAPLTLDLTTALVPLHGITSSVAKVPLAGALLARGADRLTTLSFRVTGPLANPTVAPSLVR
- a CDS encoding amidohydrolase — protein: MKLLKHFLLSVACVVWAWCLAGVTEAAVGEEDRQRILASIDARQSEYAALARRIWELAELGYQEEHSAAALQKVLREAGFALEAGVAGMPTAFVATAGAGKPVIGVLAEFDALPGLSQAAVPERKPIARGEPGHACGHHLFGTASVAAAVAVRDWLHTHEHPGTIRLYGTPAEEGGAGKVYMTRAGLFDDVDVVLHWHPSDRNKAGAATTLANKSAKFRFHGHSVHAAFAPHRGRSALDGVEAMNYMVNLLREHVEEEARLHYVITHGGLAPNVVPEFAEVFYYVRHVDGRRVEETWQRVVAAAEGAARGTGTRMEYEVIHGIHSLLPNEVLARLVDTNLRRIGGVTYTEEEQRFALALQETLGETPLPLGSQQDVQPFAFQVRRSSTDVGDVSWMVPTAGFSTATWVPGTPAHSWQAVAAGGMSIGVKGMLVAAKTLALTAIDLLIRPEVIQQAWTEFEERRGTDFQYRPLLGDRAPPLDYRR
- a CDS encoding S49 family peptidase; translated protein: KKLLVRILATIGAWVVVMAIFGLLSSLMSRQHVPDRVVLELDLSQGLVEYLPTNSVTALMFGQTRTTRDVVDALERAAQDERVVGLLARITPAGLGLAQLQEIRDAIRLFRAQGKPALAYADGLGGIGPGNGVYYLATAFDEIYIQPSGGVGLTGLMFESVFFQGTLEKLGIEPRFGVRGKYKNAVNLYTQRQYTPPHKEAVQGLMESQFGQLVDGIAESRSLDQDTVRALMSSGPFLAQDALQAKLVDGLAYRDEVHQTLAERIGQEAERLSLFIYLDRAGRPHTEGDTIALIYGVGTVQSGKTSFDPVFGGPVMGADTVSAAFRRAIDDTEVRAIVFRVDSRGGSPLASDTIWRETMRAKQAGKPVIVSMGNVAGSGGYFVAMAADKIVAQPGTITGSIGVFGQKKSDCRRTRSIPATTPPCGAATWTSVPPSGRSSTSNSTGFITTSRPKWPRAEIWTTSTSCRSPRAASGPARTPRHTGWSTNWAAFRSPCAWPNRRPASLLRLPSRSDSFPASGLLALTSWTVCWAETAKTQPLPLGWPYGPASAPCDPSYI
- a CDS encoding class I SAM-dependent methyltransferase is translated as MTEYDQFDALLYDHHASGLEGDIAFYVEEAKQAGSGILELGCGTGRILVPTAQAGVPIIGLDRAPAMLALAEQKLAALPPSVRSRVSLKHADMRDFQLDATLQLITVPYRAFLHLLTLKDQRRTLACIHRHLVPRGRLILDIFDPDIETLAAHSGPLGPVVKKDRIFQHPHTGRQVISWEARRYDLERQLLEQSSVFEEVDTEGR